In Candidatus Dormiibacterota bacterium, a single genomic region encodes these proteins:
- a CDS encoding endonuclease/exonuclease/phosphatase family protein translates to MTRNTLRAVPILAFILTIAWMAGDSPAGGAAAAAQPIRLRVMTINIFYGGNELNLTNMNFCSRPHGCPETLLQVIETIRAANPDVVGIEEAEHDTRPIAEALGYYYSERMQIISRYPLIDPPGAAGIYIFAALQRGRVVALANVHLPSDPYGPYLVRDGAPAEEVRALEESLRLPAIQDQLARLPGLAAAGIPVFLTGDFNTPSHLDWTPEVAAVRDVVHYPFVWPVGAALAAAGFRDSYRVAHPDPVAVPGFTWTPGGPESVANEVHDRIDWVLSTGTATAVGSQIVGEVGGPDVDIAMNPYPTDHRGVVSTFEVTPGTSPVLVAVSNRRLTVGDDVTITFHAQGKTGERVGIVPAGGSAATVVEARSTGAGAPLDGSVVFSTAGLAPRAYEAVLLDTRRGVVSRSPFWLYAPGAPITVATDKSVYAPGEPIGVSWTNAPGMRWDWLGIFSPASDTNPNDPTCEAGSCGNTHYMLYEYTHNTIEGTTFFTASSPVGYASWPLPPGTYEIRMMLDDGFRLLAASAPFKVEKK, encoded by the coding sequence ATGACTCGAAACACGTTACGGGCCGTGCCGATCCTTGCATTCATCCTGACGATCGCCTGGATGGCGGGCGATTCGCCGGCCGGCGGCGCGGCGGCGGCCGCGCAACCGATCCGGCTGCGCGTCATGACCATCAACATCTTCTATGGCGGTAACGAGCTGAACCTGACGAACATGAACTTCTGCTCGCGTCCGCACGGCTGCCCGGAGACGCTGCTCCAGGTGATCGAGACGATCCGCGCCGCGAACCCGGACGTCGTGGGCATCGAAGAGGCGGAGCACGACACGCGGCCGATCGCGGAGGCGCTGGGCTATTACTACAGCGAGCGGATGCAGATCATCTCGCGCTACCCGCTGATCGATCCTCCGGGGGCCGCGGGCATCTACATTTTCGCGGCGCTGCAGCGGGGAAGGGTCGTGGCGCTCGCCAACGTGCACCTCCCGTCCGATCCGTACGGGCCGTACCTGGTGCGCGACGGCGCTCCGGCCGAGGAGGTCCGGGCGCTGGAGGAATCGCTCCGCCTGCCGGCGATCCAGGACCAGCTGGCGCGTCTGCCCGGGCTGGCGGCGGCCGGAATTCCGGTGTTCCTGACGGGGGACTTCAATACTCCGTCGCACCTCGACTGGACTCCCGAGGTCGCGGCGGTGCGCGACGTCGTGCACTACCCGTTCGTCTGGCCGGTGGGGGCCGCGCTCGCCGCCGCCGGGTTCCGCGACTCGTACCGCGTCGCGCATCCCGATCCGGTGGCCGTCCCCGGGTTCACCTGGACGCCGGGAGGCCCAGAGTCGGTCGCCAACGAGGTTCACGACCGCATCGACTGGGTGCTGTCGACCGGAACGGCGACGGCGGTCGGCAGCCAGATCGTCGGAGAGGTCGGCGGACCCGACGTCGACATCGCCATGAACCCCTACCCGACGGACCACCGCGGCGTCGTCTCGACCTTCGAGGTGACGCCGGGCACCTCCCCCGTCCTGGTCGCGGTGTCGAACCGGCGGCTGACGGTGGGGGACGACGTCACGATCACCTTCCACGCGCAGGGGAAGACCGGCGAGCGGGTCGGCATCGTCCCGGCGGGCGGCAGCGCGGCGACCGTCGTCGAGGCGCGCTCGACCGGGGCGGGGGCCCCCCTCGACGGCAGCGTGGTCTTCTCCACCGCCGGCCTTGCGCCGCGCGCCTACGAGGCGGTGCTTCTCGACACGCGTCGCGGCGTGGTGTCGCGCAGCCCGTTCTGGCTCTACGCTCCCGGCGCGCCGATCACGGTCGCCACGGACAAGAGCGTGTACGCCCCCGGCGAGCCGATCGGAGTCTCGTGGACCAACGCCCCCGGCATGCGCTGGGACTGGCTCGGCATCTTCTCGCCGGCCTCGGACACGAATCCCAACGATCCGACCTGTGAGGCCGGCTCGTGCGGCAACACGCACTACATGCTCTACGAGTACACGCACAACACCATCGAGGGGACGACCTTCTTCACCGCGAGCTCCCCCGTCGGATACGCGAGCTGGCCGCTGCCGCCGGGGACCTACGAGATCCGTATGATGCTGGATGACGGGTTCCGCTTGCTCGCCGCGTCGGCGCCGTTCAAGGTCGAGAAGAAGTAG
- a CDS encoding DUF2339 domain-containing protein: MDTIGPLILFVVGCVLAGPILALVALARIRRMAGLREPESGTEAHLDAIDARVATLSRRVAALERSASAGTGAAPAVARPAPAPMPPPVSRPPAIPPTLDGRPPDAPPPGPVPRATSRPATPRERVIYESAPPSFTPPRPPTAPIDWERWIGIRGAAVVGAVALGLAGLLFFKYSIEKGLITPEMRVVFGTFTGLGCLVGSEWLRSRGYRQTSEGISGAGVVILYAAFWAAHVLYGLIGLPLVFGLMVLVTAACCLLAVRHSSLLVAVLGLVGGFATPILLASGTDRPIGLFGYVLLLDLGLLAVGRKGAWPSLGVLCLLGTVLMQGLWIIARMGPERLFLGLVILAVFALLFVVAGRLVGGRAPSGGWLWSQVGAILFPFVFALYFAGRVEMGPHLYPIAILLGLLSAGACWVGREQNVRSLGTGAAAASLVVTAVWLLQHTLTTALAWETVGVTVGLSAIYHIFVEIDPEPVDLAGPAPAALLAAGGYFILLLFAAGGSEVTIVPWVAGWTAIAGLLYRHAAFPERGALQIAAAAGLGLGLSILHLCHHGSPVFPPAGMFLALLVTFSVLLQLVAQLRRDEEVRLFADRAAGTLPLLLLVFLAFARFALTLEALPALGSALTLGVLAMTAATRLAKGAWYAAAVGATLLVHVSWTFGRGGWWSGPPGGELMAFLVQAGAVVVFTAWPHLAVRRFSGDRFAWYAAALAGPLWFPSLRRLFVLTFGDTAIGALPIALGALSLVAADRARRAWPAADPIRRSALVWFSAVALGFVAVAIPLQLEKQWITIGWALDGLAMLVLWKRLDHPGLKYLGLSLLGATSVRLVANPALLGYYPRSSVRIVNWLMYTYFVPAAALLAAAVLLKPLEMKRTRPWEKDLYSWGHQVGAIGSALAAIIVIFVWINLAIADWFATGEVLTLRFGDEPAQRLTVSIAWGIYALILLGFGMARDSLGLRWISLCFLLVTIGKVFLYDLGALQDLYRVASLVGLAVSLILVSLLYQRFVFRKAPQERP, encoded by the coding sequence ATGGACACGATCGGTCCCCTCATCCTGTTCGTCGTCGGCTGCGTGCTCGCCGGTCCCATCCTGGCGCTTGTGGCCCTGGCGCGGATCAGACGGATGGCCGGGCTCCGCGAGCCGGAGAGCGGGACGGAGGCGCATCTCGACGCCATCGACGCCCGGGTGGCTACGCTGTCGAGGCGCGTCGCGGCGCTCGAGCGCTCGGCGAGCGCCGGGACGGGTGCCGCGCCGGCCGTGGCGAGACCGGCCCCCGCCCCGATGCCGCCGCCCGTGTCACGGCCGCCGGCCATCCCCCCGACGTTGGACGGTCGACCGCCGGATGCGCCGCCGCCCGGACCGGTCCCGCGCGCGACCTCGCGCCCCGCGACGCCGCGGGAGCGGGTCATCTACGAGAGCGCGCCCCCTTCCTTCACGCCGCCCAGGCCCCCCACGGCGCCGATCGACTGGGAGCGCTGGATCGGGATCCGCGGCGCGGCGGTCGTGGGCGCGGTCGCCCTCGGTCTGGCGGGGCTGCTGTTCTTCAAGTACTCCATCGAGAAGGGGCTGATCACGCCCGAGATGCGTGTCGTGTTCGGCACGTTCACGGGGCTCGGGTGCCTGGTCGGATCGGAGTGGCTGCGGTCGCGCGGCTACCGGCAGACGTCCGAGGGAATCTCCGGCGCGGGGGTCGTGATCCTGTACGCGGCGTTCTGGGCGGCCCACGTTCTCTACGGGCTCATCGGCCTGCCGCTGGTGTTCGGCCTGATGGTGCTGGTCACCGCCGCCTGCTGCCTTCTGGCCGTGCGCCACTCGTCGCTGCTCGTCGCCGTGCTCGGGCTGGTCGGAGGGTTCGCGACACCGATCCTGCTGGCCAGCGGCACCGATCGGCCGATCGGACTGTTCGGGTACGTCCTGCTCCTGGATCTCGGTCTGCTCGCGGTCGGGCGGAAGGGCGCCTGGCCATCGCTCGGCGTTTTGTGCCTTCTCGGGACCGTGCTCATGCAGGGGCTCTGGATCATCGCGCGCATGGGGCCGGAGCGGCTGTTCCTGGGTCTCGTCATCCTGGCGGTGTTCGCGTTGCTGTTCGTGGTTGCCGGTCGTCTCGTCGGCGGCCGCGCGCCGAGCGGAGGCTGGCTGTGGAGCCAGGTCGGCGCCATCCTGTTCCCGTTCGTCTTCGCCCTCTACTTCGCCGGCCGTGTCGAGATGGGGCCGCACCTCTACCCGATCGCGATCCTGCTGGGGCTCCTGAGCGCCGGGGCCTGCTGGGTCGGACGCGAGCAGAACGTGCGCTCCCTCGGGACGGGGGCGGCCGCCGCGAGCCTCGTGGTGACCGCCGTGTGGCTGCTGCAGCACACGCTGACCACGGCGCTCGCCTGGGAGACGGTCGGGGTGACGGTGGGGCTGTCGGCGATCTACCACATCTTCGTCGAGATCGATCCGGAGCCGGTCGACCTCGCGGGCCCCGCGCCCGCCGCGCTCCTGGCGGCGGGCGGCTACTTCATCCTCCTCCTGTTCGCGGCGGGTGGTTCGGAGGTGACGATCGTCCCCTGGGTCGCGGGCTGGACCGCGATCGCGGGCCTGCTGTACCGCCACGCCGCCTTCCCGGAGCGGGGCGCCCTGCAGATCGCGGCCGCTGCCGGTCTCGGGCTCGGCCTGTCCATCCTGCACCTCTGCCACCACGGAAGCCCCGTCTTCCCGCCGGCCGGGATGTTCCTCGCCCTCTTGGTCACCTTCTCGGTCCTGCTGCAGCTGGTCGCGCAGCTGCGCCGGGACGAGGAGGTGCGCCTCTTCGCCGACCGGGCCGCGGGAACCCTGCCGCTCCTGCTCCTGGTGTTCCTGGCCTTTGCGCGGTTCGCGCTGACTCTCGAGGCGCTGCCGGCGCTCGGGAGCGCACTCACCCTGGGCGTCCTGGCGATGACAGCCGCGACGCGGCTGGCGAAGGGGGCCTGGTATGCCGCCGCCGTCGGCGCGACACTTCTTGTACACGTCAGCTGGACGTTCGGACGCGGAGGATGGTGGAGCGGTCCGCCGGGCGGGGAGCTCATGGCCTTCCTGGTGCAGGCGGGGGCCGTGGTCGTGTTCACAGCCTGGCCGCATCTGGCCGTGAGACGGTTCTCCGGCGATCGATTCGCCTGGTACGCAGCCGCCCTCGCCGGGCCGCTCTGGTTCCCATCGTTGAGACGTCTGTTCGTCCTGACCTTCGGCGACACCGCGATCGGTGCTTTGCCGATAGCGCTCGGCGCCTTGTCCCTTGTCGCGGCGGACCGCGCCCGCCGGGCCTGGCCGGCCGCGGATCCGATCCGCCGCAGCGCCCTGGTGTGGTTCTCGGCGGTGGCGCTGGGTTTCGTCGCCGTCGCCATTCCACTGCAGCTCGAGAAGCAGTGGATCACGATCGGCTGGGCGCTGGACGGGCTGGCCATGCTGGTGCTCTGGAAGCGGCTGGATCACCCCGGCCTCAAGTATCTCGGCCTGTCGCTCCTGGGCGCGACGAGCGTCCGCCTCGTGGCCAACCCCGCGCTCCTCGGGTACTACCCGCGCTCGAGCGTGCGGATCGTCAACTGGCTGATGTACACCTACTTCGTCCCGGCGGCGGCGCTCCTGGCGGCTGCTGTGCTGCTGAAGCCGCTCGAGATGAAACGAACGCGCCCCTGGGAGAAGGATCTCTACTCCTGGGGTCACCAGGTCGGCGCCATCGGCTCGGCGCTGGCGGCGATCATCGTGATCTTCGTGTGGATCAATCTCGCCATCGCCGACTGGTTCGCCACGGGCGAGGTCCTGACACTGCGGTTCGGCGACGAGCCGGCGCAGCGGCTGACGGTGTCGATCGCCTGGGGGATCTACGCGCTCATCCTGCTCGGCTTCGGGATGGCGCGCGACTCGCTCGGGCTGCGCTGGATCAGCCTGTGCTTCCTGCTGGTGACGATCGGCAAGGTCTTTCTCTACGATCTCGGGGCGCTCCAGGATCTGTATCGCGTGGCGTCGCTCGTCGGGCTCGCCGTGTCGCTGATCCTGGTGTCGCTCCTGTACCAGCGCTTCGTGTTCCGCAAGGCGCCGCAGGAGAGACCATGA
- a CDS encoding response regulator transcription factor yields the protein MPKVLIVEDDDSMIAALRDGFEYEGYTVAMARDGADGLRQATESAPDVIILDVMLPKMNGLDVCRDIRKAGNIVPIIMLTARGQEIDKVLGLKLGADDYVTKPFGFLELMARVEAVLRRASGRAARVEAYEFGGVKADFKKGEVKRNGRLLDLTARELRLLQYFVEHRGEVVGRDQLLDAVWDYDAAPLTRTVDMHVAKLRKKIEDKPAQPRFLVTVHGMGYKFNG from the coding sequence ATGCCGAAGGTGCTGATCGTCGAGGACGACGACTCGATGATCGCGGCGCTGCGCGACGGCTTCGAGTACGAGGGGTACACGGTCGCGATGGCGCGCGACGGCGCCGACGGCCTGCGCCAGGCGACCGAGTCGGCCCCCGACGTCATCATCCTCGACGTGATGCTGCCGAAGATGAACGGCCTGGACGTCTGTCGCGACATCCGCAAGGCGGGGAACATCGTCCCGATCATCATGCTCACGGCACGCGGCCAGGAGATCGACAAGGTGCTCGGTCTGAAGCTGGGGGCGGACGACTACGTGACCAAGCCGTTCGGGTTCCTCGAGCTGATGGCGCGCGTCGAGGCCGTCCTGCGCCGGGCCTCCGGCCGCGCGGCGCGCGTCGAGGCGTACGAGTTCGGGGGCGTCAAGGCCGACTTCAAGAAGGGGGAGGTCAAAAGGAACGGCAGGCTCCTCGACCTCACCGCGCGCGAGCTGCGCTTGCTGCAGTATTTCGTCGAGCACCGCGGCGAGGTCGTCGGGCGCGACCAGCTGCTCGACGCCGTCTGGGACTACGACGCGGCCCCCCTCACCCGCACGGTGGACATGCACGTCGCCAAGCTGCGCAAGAAGATCGAAGACAAACCCGCCCAGCCCCGCTTCCTCGTCACCGTGCACGGGATGGGGTACAAGTTCAACGGCTGA
- a CDS encoding HAMP domain-containing sensor histidine kinase: protein MGSPATFLKKHTLWVGFLAVLAPLLVMLGLQFVWLARLKQVSALAQKAAHTNYLEAVGTEVQFHYRSAAERALNIPASLFRQGRLDEVALFWKKKPVDGVRRLFLVDFTRDRFGNYYAYEPARGGLIPFPASDEALAVIVACTPLQVLSYRGGVAPSQALRVDERNPEYRIIFNPITDDASHVVGIAGLILDEAYFRDTLLPAVIKKALPEFFPGTGMGDLAVTVRDASGRAVLATAGESDHAESATSRFPFVFTDWTMSLHSPGSTPEQWASANFMFNVTLSVLLAVVLMGGIGLALRTANRAMLLSEMKSDFVSNVSHELRTPLASIRVFAELLRLGRAQAPGKVQEYGEYIEAESRRLSRLIDNILDFSRIESGRKEYRFAESDLREVVAATLRTFETHLKHSGFRITAEGLAGPLPPMSIDSDALAQALHNLLDNAVKYSGDSKEITVRLAGRGDAIVLSVSDRGIGIPRGEQEKIFDRFHRVGTGLVHEVKGSGLGLSIVRHIVQVHGGRIEVASEPGKGSTFSIVLPLRAGRTVAAARTEDPAGTAPAAEHGTAPAPRTEG, encoded by the coding sequence ATGGGATCGCCCGCAACCTTCCTCAAGAAGCACACACTCTGGGTCGGCTTCCTGGCCGTCCTGGCGCCGCTCCTCGTCATGCTGGGACTGCAGTTCGTCTGGCTGGCCCGCCTGAAGCAGGTCTCGGCGCTGGCGCAGAAGGCGGCCCACACGAACTACCTCGAGGCGGTCGGCACGGAGGTGCAGTTCCACTACCGCTCGGCGGCCGAGCGCGCGCTCAACATCCCGGCGTCGCTGTTCAGGCAGGGGCGTCTCGACGAGGTGGCCCTCTTCTGGAAGAAGAAGCCGGTCGACGGGGTGCGGCGCCTGTTCCTCGTCGACTTCACGCGGGATCGGTTCGGGAACTACTACGCCTACGAGCCGGCGCGCGGAGGCCTCATCCCCTTTCCCGCCTCGGACGAGGCGCTGGCGGTCATCGTGGCGTGCACCCCCCTCCAGGTGCTGAGCTACCGGGGGGGCGTGGCGCCTTCGCAGGCGCTGCGGGTGGACGAGCGCAACCCGGAGTACCGGATCATCTTCAATCCGATCACGGACGACGCGTCGCACGTGGTCGGCATCGCCGGTCTCATCCTGGACGAGGCCTACTTCCGGGACACGCTTCTGCCCGCGGTCATCAAGAAGGCGCTGCCGGAGTTCTTCCCGGGCACGGGAATGGGCGACCTGGCGGTGACGGTGCGCGACGCCTCGGGACGGGCCGTGCTGGCGACGGCAGGGGAGTCCGACCACGCGGAGTCGGCGACCTCCCGCTTTCCGTTCGTGTTCACCGACTGGACCATGAGTCTGCACAGCCCCGGATCGACACCCGAGCAGTGGGCCAGCGCGAATTTCATGTTCAACGTGACGCTGTCCGTGCTCCTGGCCGTCGTCCTGATGGGGGGCATCGGGCTGGCGCTGCGCACGGCGAACCGGGCGATGCTCCTGTCGGAGATGAAGTCCGACTTCGTGTCGAACGTGTCGCACGAGCTGCGCACTCCGCTCGCGTCGATAAGGGTGTTCGCGGAGCTGCTGCGGCTGGGGCGCGCGCAGGCCCCCGGGAAGGTGCAGGAGTACGGGGAGTACATCGAGGCGGAGAGCCGCCGCCTGTCGCGGCTCATCGACAACATCCTGGACTTCTCGCGCATCGAGTCGGGGCGGAAGGAGTACCGTTTCGCGGAGTCCGACCTGCGCGAGGTCGTGGCGGCGACGCTGCGCACGTTCGAGACCCATCTGAAGCACAGCGGCTTCCGCATCACCGCCGAAGGGCTTGCCGGGCCGCTGCCGCCGATGTCGATCGATTCGGATGCGCTGGCGCAGGCGCTGCACAACCTGCTCGACAACGCCGTCAAGTACTCCGGCGACTCGAAGGAGATCACGGTCCGGCTGGCGGGACGGGGCGACGCCATCGTGCTGTCGGTCTCCGACCGCGGCATCGGCATACCGCGCGGCGAGCAGGAGAAGATCTTCGACCGCTTCCACCGCGTGGGCACCGGCCTGGTGCACGAGGTGAAGGGGAGCGGGCTGGGGCTGTCGATCGTCAGGCACATCGTCCAGGTGCACGGCGGACGCATCGAAGTCGCGAGCGAGCCGGGGAAGGGGAGCACGTTCTCGATCGTGCTGCCGCTGCGGGCCGGGCGGACCGTCGCCGCCGCCCGGACGGAAGACCCGGCCGGCACGGCACCCGCGGCGGAGCACGGGACCGCGCCGGCGCCGCGGACGGAGGGCTGA
- a CDS encoding PDZ domain-containing protein, producing the protein MHRHIWLILVAVAMIAILPAFAGDHGKCTMSTQDCLDHMAASMKSSGWVGVELDTDKAEGYAVTKVIPGSPAEAAGIEAGDILVALNGVAFKKENDDALMKARKDWKPGQNVSYTVKRNGSERQVSLTLASWPADVIARSIGQHMLEHASAEVASTK; encoded by the coding sequence ATGCACCGTCATATCTGGCTGATTCTCGTCGCGGTAGCGATGATCGCCATCCTGCCGGCGTTCGCAGGTGACCACGGCAAGTGCACGATGAGCACGCAGGACTGCCTGGATCACATGGCCGCCAGCATGAAGAGCAGCGGCTGGGTCGGCGTCGAGCTCGACACCGACAAGGCCGAAGGGTACGCGGTCACCAAGGTCATCCCCGGCAGCCCGGCCGAGGCGGCGGGTATCGAGGCCGGCGACATCCTGGTGGCACTCAACGGGGTCGCGTTCAAGAAGGAGAACGACGACGCCTTGATGAAGGCGCGCAAGGACTGGAAGCCGGGACAGAACGTGTCCTACACCGTCAAGCGCAACGGCAGCGAGCGGCAGGTCTCGTTGACCCTCGCCTCCTGGCCCGCCGACGTCATCGCGCGGTCGATCGGCCAGCACATGCTCGAGCACGCGAGCGCCGAGGTCGCCTCGACGAAATAG
- a CDS encoding PLP-dependent transferase, with product MKLETLMVHAGAERDPATGSLAPPIHLSTTFEHGPGGERPHGLIYIRDGNPTEARLEPALAAAEGGGSGLVFASGVAAGAALLQALPPESHVLFPEDIYFVFRVMASQYLPRWGLTHTFVDMQNLDAVRAAIRPGTRAVWTESPSNPLMRVTDLAGIAAIARDAGALLVCDNTFATPVLQRPLELGADVVLHSTTKYLGGHSDVQGGALIFAAKHAPLAEKTHSVRTVTGGVASPFNSWLVLRGLRSLPCRMERHASNALALARALQNHPSIETVHYPGLADDPGHEVARRQMKAFGGMLSIRVKGGRERAVAVAARVRLFTNATSLGGTESLIEHRASSEGPATTTPQNLLRISAGLEHPDDLVADLEQALAGG from the coding sequence ATGAAACTCGAGACGCTGATGGTGCACGCCGGGGCGGAGCGCGATCCCGCGACCGGGTCGCTGGCACCGCCCATCCACCTGTCGACGACCTTCGAGCACGGCCCCGGCGGCGAGCGGCCGCACGGCCTGATCTACATCCGCGACGGCAACCCGACCGAGGCGCGGCTCGAGCCGGCGCTCGCCGCCGCCGAGGGGGGCGGCTCGGGGCTCGTCTTCGCCTCGGGTGTCGCGGCCGGCGCCGCCCTTCTGCAGGCGCTGCCGCCGGAGTCCCACGTCCTCTTCCCGGAGGACATCTATTTCGTCTTCCGCGTCATGGCCTCCCAGTACCTGCCGCGCTGGGGGCTGACACACACGTTTGTGGACATGCAGAATCTCGACGCGGTGCGCGCGGCGATCCGTCCCGGGACGCGCGCCGTCTGGACCGAGTCGCCGTCCAATCCCCTCATGCGCGTCACCGATCTCGCCGGCATCGCGGCGATCGCGCGGGACGCGGGCGCCCTCCTGGTCTGCGACAACACGTTCGCGACGCCGGTCCTGCAGCGGCCGCTGGAGCTGGGCGCGGACGTCGTCCTGCACTCGACGACCAAGTATCTCGGAGGCCACTCCGACGTGCAGGGCGGTGCCTTGATCTTCGCCGCGAAGCACGCTCCTCTGGCCGAGAAGACGCACTCCGTCCGCACGGTCACCGGCGGCGTGGCCTCGCCCTTCAACTCGTGGCTGGTCCTGCGCGGTCTGCGATCGCTTCCGTGCCGGATGGAGCGGCACGCCTCGAACGCCCTGGCGCTGGCGCGGGCCCTGCAGAACCACCCTTCGATCGAGACGGTCCATTACCCGGGTCTCGCGGACGACCCCGGGCACGAGGTGGCGCGCCGCCAGATGAAGGCGTTCGGCGGGATGCTGTCGATCCGGGTGAAGGGGGGTCGCGAGCGGGCCGTCGCGGTCGCCGCGCGTGTCCGGCTGTTCACCAACGCGACGAGTCTGGGCGGAACCGAGAGCCTGATCGAGCACCGCGCCTCGTCCGAGGGCCCCGCCACGACGACGCCGCAGAACCTGCTGCGGATCTCCGCCGGCCTGGAGCATCCGGACGACCTGGTCGCTGACCTGGAGCAGGCGCTGGCGGGGGGGTGA
- a CDS encoding FKBP-type peptidyl-prolyl cis-trans isomerase, with the protein MKKPLVLAVVLSIAGLACGAKAQTAAVDLKTDDQKTLYALGLVMSDNLATFNLSDSELDLVKAGLTDGVLKHTRQVDLAVYGPKLGAMAQARASAGAVTEKAAGSEFLSKAALEKGAVKTAAGFVYQEVVAGKGAVPASTDTVKVHYKGTLTDGTVFDSSIDRGQPAVFPLNQVIPCWSQGVAMMKVGGKARLVCPPELAYGDRGAPPKIKPGSTLVFEVELLDIVKK; encoded by the coding sequence ATGAAGAAGCCCCTCGTCCTGGCTGTTGTCCTGTCCATCGCGGGTCTCGCGTGCGGCGCGAAAGCGCAGACCGCCGCGGTGGATCTCAAGACGGACGATCAGAAGACCCTGTACGCGCTCGGATTGGTGATGAGCGACAACCTGGCGACGTTCAACCTGAGCGACAGCGAGCTCGATCTCGTCAAGGCCGGGCTCACCGACGGGGTGCTCAAGCACACGCGTCAGGTGGATTTGGCGGTGTACGGGCCGAAGCTGGGCGCGATGGCCCAGGCGCGCGCCAGCGCCGGCGCCGTCACGGAGAAGGCCGCCGGCTCCGAGTTCCTGTCGAAGGCGGCCCTCGAGAAGGGGGCCGTGAAGACGGCGGCCGGGTTCGTCTATCAGGAGGTCGTCGCCGGCAAGGGGGCGGTTCCCGCCTCCACCGACACCGTGAAGGTGCACTACAAGGGCACGCTCACGGACGGCACGGTCTTCGACTCCTCGATCGATCGGGGCCAGCCGGCGGTGTTCCCGCTGAACCAGGTGATCCCGTGCTGGTCGCAGGGAGTGGCGATGATGAAGGTGGGCGGCAAGGCGCGCCTCGTCTGCCCGCCCGAGCTGGCCTACGGGGACCGCGGCGCGCCGCCGAAGATCAAGCCGGGCTCGACGCTGGTGTTCGAGGTGGAGCTCCTCGACATCGTGAAGAAGTAG
- a CDS encoding response regulator, translated as MKTLLVEDNATDVTLFKMALATLPASIELSVTSDGERALEFLQTQARSAGPARPDYILLDLNLPRRSGLEILGDLKTDPDLRGIPVIVLSGSRRPGEVARAYELQAAAYFVKPLADFGAVVDSIVRYMTAAGRCAPAGPGPFTGALFANLAAGAPPEPASSRRQLSSDVGMVLGGSGGIVMVDREVERARGPLGASAGAALDQALANLRAVIRLSETEIVRGDMPMVAAEHVPLVRLFENLIGHALEHRVGSTTWIEIAARRSGSDWLISVTDRGLVAGGDGRPGAGRDLAICERIVDRLGGRIWVESAPGGGAAFFFTLPVHPSSRPSRWPQADDSE; from the coding sequence ATGAAGACGTTGCTGGTCGAGGACAACGCCACGGACGTCACCCTCTTCAAGATGGCGCTGGCAACTCTGCCGGCGTCGATCGAGCTGTCCGTGACCAGCGACGGAGAAAGGGCGCTGGAATTTCTCCAGACGCAGGCGAGGAGCGCCGGTCCCGCGCGTCCCGATTACATCCTGCTGGACCTGAACCTGCCGCGCCGGAGCGGTCTCGAGATCCTCGGCGACCTCAAGACCGACCCGGATCTGCGCGGCATCCCCGTGATCGTGCTCAGCGGCTCCCGCAGACCGGGGGAGGTCGCCCGCGCCTACGAGCTGCAGGCGGCGGCCTATTTCGTGAAGCCCCTGGCTGACTTCGGCGCGGTGGTGGATTCCATCGTCAGGTACATGACCGCGGCGGGACGGTGCGCCCCGGCGGGTCCCGGGCCGTTCACGGGCGCCCTGTTCGCGAACCTGGCGGCGGGTGCCCCGCCGGAACCCGCCTCGTCGCGGCGACAGCTCTCCTCCGACGTCGGGATGGTCCTCGGCGGCTCGGGCGGCATCGTCATGGTGGACCGGGAAGTGGAGCGCGCGCGCGGTCCCCTGGGTGCGAGCGCCGGGGCGGCCCTCGATCAGGCTCTGGCGAACCTGCGCGCGGTGATCCGGCTTTCCGAAACCGAGATCGTGCGCGGGGACATGCCGATGGTCGCGGCGGAGCATGTTCCGCTGGTCCGGCTGTTCGAGAACCTCATCGGCCACGCCCTCGAGCACCGCGTCGGGAGCACGACCTGGATCGAGATCGCCGCCCGACGCTCCGGGAGCGACTGGCTCATCTCCGTCACCGACCGGGGCCTCGTCGCCGGCGGCGACGGGCGCCCGGGAGCCGGCCGCGATCTGGCGATCTGCGAGCGCATCGTCGATCGTCTGGGCGGGCGGATCTGGGTCGAGTCCGCTCCGGGCGGCGGAGCCGCGTTCTTCTTCACCCTTCCGGTTCATCCCTCGAGCCGCCCGAGCCGCTGGCCTCAGGCCGACGACTCTGAGTGA